AGCTTCGATTTGTCGATGCCTTGGCTAGTGACCTGACGAACGATAGCTTGCGCGAGCGGATGCAGTGATCCGGATTCAAGAGCTCCAGCAATAGCGTGGAAGCGCTCGGGTTCGTATACGACCTCACGAATAACGGCAGGACGGCCTTCGGTTAAAGTTCCGGTCTTGTCAAAAGCGATAGCATTGATCTTGCCGAGCTGTTCCAGATGCACGCCGCCTTTGACGAGGACGCCATTGCGGGCACTTCTTGTCATTCCGCTAACGAGGGCAATTGGCGATGAGAGCACGAGTGCACATGGACAGCCTACAATTAGAATGGCCAATCCTTCGTAGACCCATTTCATCCATGGCTGACCTAACAGCAATGGCGGAATCAGTACGACCAATGCGGCGATGATCATGATAGCTGGTGTGTAGTACTTAGCGAATTTATCAATGAATAATTCAGTAGGCGTCTTCGTATCTTGAGCCTCTTGCACCAGATGCATGATCTTGGCCAAGGAGGAATCCTCATAGGCTTTGCTGATCTTAATCTTCAATAAGCCTTCACTATTCACACTGCCTCCAAATACATTGGAGCCAGGCTTCTTCGTAACAGGGATCGACTCGCCGGTTATCGCCGCTTCATTCACGGCACTATGGCCTTCAGCGACAATACCATCAGAAGGGATCTTCTCACCAGGGCGAACGAGCACGATGTCACCGACCTGCAGGCTAGCGATCGGTACGATAACTTCTTCTGCTCCACGAATCAGGACAGCTTGCTTCGGTGCTGCATCAAGCAGTGCCTCCATGGACTTCCGTGCCCGGCTCATGCCGTAGCCTTCCAGAATCTCGTTAAGTCCAAATAGGATAGCGACCAGGGTTGCTTCCTTCCATTCGCCGATAATAACGGCCCCTACTAAGGCGACGGTCATCAGGGTGTCCATATTGAACCGGAAACGTGTCAGGTTCCGCAAACCACGCAGGAAGGTAGGGTATCCGCTGAGTACGATGGCGATCAGATACATGCCTATAAGGACACTCTTAGGAAGTACACCTCCTAAGACAAAAGTTAGAATATATATAATTGCTGAAATACTGAGGAACCATTTCTCCTGCTTGCCTTCACCGTCACCATGACTATGTCCGTGACTGTGATCATGACCATGGCTGTGGCCTTCCGTATGGTTATGGCCCTTGGAATGGCTGTGGTCGTGGGAATGAGAATGATCCTTGCCAGGATTCATGGCGACTGTCGGGTCCATAGTGGTGGACGCCTCAGCCTCGGCACGGCTGGTCTCCGGATGAATAAGTGAGGCGCCGTCGCTCTTCAAGATTTTCTCTACCTTTTGAACATTAATCCCAGGTCGCATGAGCAAGCGTCCACTATTGTACATCAGGGCGGCATCATGCCCGTGCTCTAGCTTGCGGATTTGATCCTGCATCTCACGTGCACAGTTGGCACAGGACAATCCTTGAACTCGATATTCAACTCTAGTGTCAGAAGCAGCTGCTTGCTGACGATCATCGGATCTACTCATGATCGTTCCTCTCCTTATGGTGTTCCAGGGTCATCGTAATCAGCGCCTGGATATGATGGTCTTTCAAGGAATAGAAGACATGCTTGCCGTCCTTGCGGGACTTCGTAATGTTCATTAGTTTCAATTGCCGAAGGTGATGTGATGCGGTAGCTACGGAGGTTCCAAGGATAACAGAGATGTCATATACACATAGCTCTTGATCCTGCAGCAGGTAAGCGATTTTCATTCGATTTGAATCGGATAAGGCTTTAAAAATTTGCGTCATGCCTTCTATATCTTCTTCACATAACGTGTGCCGCAGTACCTCTGCTCTAGTGGGATCTCCGCACACATGCCCATAAGTCTCTTCAGTTAATTGGTCGCCCATCGTCTTCCCTCCATTGGAACCATGATTATAAAGTTATATTCAAACGTTTATTTGAT
The window above is part of the Paenibacillus lutimineralis genome. Proteins encoded here:
- a CDS encoding heavy metal translocating P-type ATPase, encoding MSRSDDRQQAAASDTRVEYRVQGLSCANCAREMQDQIRKLEHGHDAALMYNSGRLLMRPGINVQKVEKILKSDGASLIHPETSRAEAEASTTMDPTVAMNPGKDHSHSHDHSHSKGHNHTEGHSHGHDHSHGHSHGDGEGKQEKWFLSISAIIYILTFVLGGVLPKSVLIGMYLIAIVLSGYPTFLRGLRNLTRFRFNMDTLMTVALVGAVIIGEWKEATLVAILFGLNEILEGYGMSRARKSMEALLDAAPKQAVLIRGAEEVIVPIASLQVGDIVLVRPGEKIPSDGIVAEGHSAVNEAAITGESIPVTKKPGSNVFGGSVNSEGLLKIKISKAYEDSSLAKIMHLVQEAQDTKTPTELFIDKFAKYYTPAIMIIAALVVLIPPLLLGQPWMKWVYEGLAILIVGCPCALVLSSPIALVSGMTRSARNGVLVKGGVHLEQLGKINAIAFDKTGTLTEGRPAVIREVVYEPERFHAIAGALESGSLHPLAQAIVRQVTSQGIDKSKLPSVSGLITLPGVGLAANVEGARYWAGSDEILEQITISEETRNQVKAELNQLKQEGLTVVIIATEHQVLGLFGLADQLRAESPDVIAQLHRYGIEHTVMLTGDHSYSARSVAMKTGVTDWHAGLLPEQKVEQVKEMATRWNVAMVGDGINDAPALAASQLGIAMGKGTDSAVETADIVLMQDHLGKLPGAIKVARQVSRIIKWNIGISLSLKIIALLLTIPGWLTLWIAVLSDMGATIVVTLLGLTVLLGKDE
- a CDS encoding ArsR/SmtB family transcription factor, whose protein sequence is MGDQLTEETYGHVCGDPTRAEVLRHTLCEEDIEGMTQIFKALSDSNRMKIAYLLQDQELCVYDISVILGTSVATASHHLRQLKLMNITKSRKDGKHVFYSLKDHHIQALITMTLEHHKERNDHE